TTATGGCCCGTTCATCGTGCTGGGGATCCTGTCCTTCCAACAAGGCCCCGAAGGCGGCCCACAGTTCCCGATCATCGAATGGTCGACCTACTGGTACAAACACCTCTTCGGCCTGACACCGCCCTCACGCATCGCCCCTCTCCCGGTTGGCGAAGCCCTCATCCGCTCGCTTGTGCTGGCCTTCATGACCATGGTCACCTCAACAGTGCTCGGTGTCATGGCGGCACAGGCCTTCCGCAAGCGGTTCCGCGGCGCTGGCCTCGTCTTTTACCTCATCGTGCTGGGCATGATGGTGCCGGGTGTTCTCACTGGCCTTGGCACATCGCTTCTGGCCAACAACGTGGTCGGCATCGAGCGGCACTGGTGGAGCACAGCCTTCCTTGCGCATGTGGTCTACACCTTCCCCTTCGCCTTCCTCGTGATGCTGGCGATCCTCAACCGGTTCGATGGTTCGGTCGAAGAAGCCTCATGGTCGCTCGGCGTGTCCCCCATCAGGACGTTCCGCAAGGTGACCTTCCCGCTGATCTTCCCCGGCGTGCTCTCGGCCATGCTGTTCGCCTTCACGCTCAGCTTTGATGAATTCCCGCGCACTTTGTTCGCGTCGGGTCGGGATCAAACCTTGCCGCTGGCGATCTACGGGACCTTCTCGGTCGAAATCCACCCCAACATCTTTGCCTTCGGGGTGATGACCACTCTGTTCTCCTTCGCGCTTCTCTCGGTCTACGGCATCTTGATGGCCCTGAGCGTGCGACGCGCCAAGAAAGTCGCCATGCAGGAAGACATCTCATGAGTACCGTAATCGTCACAGGTGCAGGATCGGGTATCGGTCTTGCGGTCGCCAAAAAGCTCGCAGCGCTCGACTATAATGTTGTCGTCAACGACTACAACGCCGAGGCCGCAGAGAGTGCAGCTCAGGAAATCGGTGGTCTTGCCGTGCAGGGTGATGTCTCGGACGCCGCAGACGTTGCGCGGATGGTCGAGAGTTGCACAGCCAAATATGGCGCTCCGACCCATCTGGTCAACAATGCCGGCCACGTTCACCAAGCGCGGTTTGTCGATCTTGAGCCGG
This genomic window from Rhodobacteraceae bacterium D3-12 contains:
- a CDS encoding ABC transporter permease → MESKVLKPMLGVYVGLFILFLYGPFIVLGILSFQQGPEGGPQFPIIEWSTYWYKHLFGLTPPSRIAPLPVGEALIRSLVLAFMTMVTSTVLGVMAAQAFRKRFRGAGLVFYLIVLGMMVPGVLTGLGTSLLANNVVGIERHWWSTAFLAHVVYTFPFAFLVMLAILNRFDGSVEEASWSLGVSPIRTFRKVTFPLIFPGVLSAMLFAFTLSFDEFPRTLFASGRDQTLPLAIYGTFSVEIHPNIFAFGVMTTLFSFALLSVYGILMALSVRRAKKVAMQEDIS